The stretch of DNA TCTTCGAGGCGGTGCACGGATCGGCGCCCGACATCGCCGGGAAAGACCTCGCCAACCCGACGGCGCTCCTGGTCTCGGCGATCATGATGCTGGACCACTTCGACCAGCAGGAGGCCGCGGAGCGGATCCGCCGGGCGCTCGAGGAGACGTACGCGGCCGGGATCCGGACGCGCGACCTCGGGGGGACGGCCGGAACGAAGGCCTTCGCCCGGGCGGTCGTCGAGCGCCTCCGGGGACAACCGTAAGAATCGTGTATTGATCAGGCGGCCGCAGCGTCGAGCCGCGCGCGCAGGGCGCGCGTGTGGTCCGGCGTCGTGCCGCAGCAGCCGCCGACGATCCGGGCGCCGAGCGTGAGCCACTCCGCGGCGAGATCCGCGTACGCCCCGGGGGAATCGCCGTCGGAGAGGATGTTCGCGTAGGCGCCGAACGGCCGCCCCGCCGCCGCGTTCGCGAGCCGGAGGACGTCCTTCCCGATCGCCCGGCTCGAGACGCAATTGATGCAGACGGCCGCCGCGCCCGCTTTCCAGAGCGCGTCCGCGGTCCCGGCCAGGTCTTCGCCCGAAAGCAGGCGCCCTCCGCCGTCGGTCGTGATCGACGCGGCGAACGGCAACCCCGAGAGCCGCGCCGCCCGAGCCGCCGCCATCACCTCCCGCCGGGTGCCGAACGTCTCCAGCAGCAGGAGATCGACTCCCGACGCGGCGAGGAACTCCACGTGCGCCGCGTGCGAAACCTCGAGCGCGATCGCGTCC from Thermoanaerobaculia bacterium encodes:
- a CDS encoding homocysteine S-methyltransferase family protein — translated: MADTFLDRLKAGPPILLDSAMGSELERRGLELDVPLWSARALVEAPELVAAIHRENADAGADVLTANTFRTTRTALDESGNADRAAELTRLAVGIAREAADAADRPVRVAGSVAPLFDCYRPDLVPEDAIALEVSHAAHVEFLAASGVDLLLLETFGTRREVMAAARAARLSGLPFAASITTDGGGRLLSGEDLAGTADALWKAGAAAVCINCVSSRAIGKDVLRLANAAAGRPFGAYANILSDGDSPGAYADLAAEWLTLGARIVGGCCGTTPDHTRALRARLDAAAA